Proteins encoded by one window of Canis aureus isolate CA01 chromosome 13, VMU_Caureus_v.1.0, whole genome shotgun sequence:
- the DUSP6 gene encoding dual specificity protein phosphatase 6 produces the protein MIDTLRPVPFASEMAISKTVAWLNEQLELGNERLLLMDCRPQELYESSHIESAINVAIPGIMLRRLQKGNLPVRALFTRGEDRDRFTRRCGTDTVVLYDESSSDWNENTGGESVLGLLLKKLKDEGCRAFYLEGGFSKFQAEFALHCETNLDGSCSSSSPPLPVLGLGGLRISSDSSSDIESDLDRDPNSATDSDGSPLSNSQPSFPVEILPFLYLGCAKDSTNLDVLEEFGIKYILNVTPNLPNLFENAGEFKYKQIPISDHWSQNLSQFFPEAISFIDEARGKNCGVLVHCLAGISRSVTVTVAYLMQKLNLSMNDAYDIVKMKKSNISPNFNFMGQLLDFERTLGLSSPCDNRVPAQQLYFTTPSNQNVYQVDSLQST, from the exons ATGATAGATACGCTCAGACCCGTGCCCTTCGCGTCGGAAATGGCGATCAGCAAGACCGTGGCGTGGCTCAACGAGCAGCTGGAGCTGGGCAACGAGCGGCTGCTGCTGATGGACTGCCGGCCGCAGGAGCTGTACGAGTCGTCGCACATCGAGTCGGCCATCAACGTGGCCATCCCGGGCATCATGCTGCGGCGCCTGCAGAAGGGCAACCTGCCCGTGCGCGCGCTCTTCACGCGCGGCGAGGACCGCGACCGCTTCACGCGGCGCTGCGGCACCGACACGGTCGTGCTCTACGACGAGAGCAGCAGCGACTGGAACGAGAACACCGGCGGCGAGTCCGTGCTTGGGTTGCTGCTCAAGAAGCTCAAGGACGAGGGCTGCCGGGCCTTCTACCTGGAAG GTGGCTTCAGTAAGTTCCAAGCCGAGTTCGCCCTGCACTGCGAGACCAACCTGGACGGCTCGTGTAGCAGCAGCTCGCCACCGTTGCCAGTGCTGGGCCTCGGGGGCCTGCGGATCAGCTCCGACTCCTCCTCGGATATTGAGTCTGACCTTGACCGAGACCCCAATAGCGCGACGGACTCGGATGGCAGCCCGCTCTCCAACAGCCAGCCTTCTTTCCCCGTGGAGATCTTGCCCTTCCTCTACTTGGGCTGTGCCAAGGACTCCACCAACCTGGACGTGTTGGAGGAGTTCGGCATCAAATACATCTTGAACGTCACCCCCAATTTGCCGAATCTCTTTGAGAACGCAGGAGAGTTCAAATACAAGCAGATCCCCATCTCGGATCACTGGAGTCAAAACCTGTCCCAGTTTTTCCCCGAGGCCATTTCTTTCATAG ATGAAGCCCGGGGCAAAAACTGTGGTGTCTTGGTGCATTGCTTGGCTGGCATCAGCCGCTCGGTCACTGTCACTGTGGCTTATCTTATGCAGAAGCTCAATCTGTCAATGAACGATGCTTACGACATTGTCAAGATGAAGAAATCCAACATCTCCCCCAATTTCAACTTCATGGGCCAGCTGCTGGACTTCGAGAGGACGCTTGGACTCAGCAGCCCCTGTGACAATCGGGTCCCCGCGCAGCAGCTCTATTTCACCACCCCCTCCAACCAGAATGTCTACCAGGTGGACTCCCTGCAGTCCACGTGA